Genomic segment of Paenibacillus polymyxa:
CTGGACTTGGTTTTCGGATAAAGTCCCTTCGACAACGGGGACCCGTGAATTTTCTTGAGGCGACTCTTGCCGCCGCTTCTCTTATACCTGCGATTCCGCAGTCGGGTACGCTTGCGGCCCTTTGGCCATCTCGCCCGAATACTACGCTTGCCGCGGGGCAATTCGGGTGGTGAGTCAGGTAAAGGGGATACTGGTTGTGGCAAGCCTTGAATAGCTGCATATTCGATTGGCGGCAGGCCCAGCACAGGCAGTTGACACACCACCGATTCGGGAAATTCTCGAATCGTGCTGGTATATCCCTCCGGTATAGCGGTGACCTGACGCAACCCTTCTCCTTCCCTCGTCCATACAGGTCCACCCGGCTGCTGAATCAACGGGAACCAATGCGGATGATGACATACCCATTGACTGACCATGAGGTGTAAACTACCTCGGTAGGAATCAGGTCCGTATACACGTGTAGCCGCACTGTTGTTACGCACACCAATCCGTTCCACTTCTTCGGGATGATCGAGCAGATAGCCCACTTTTTGCGCCAGCATGTCGCTGTTCCCCGGCTCTACCAAAAAATCTGTATTTCCGGTCGCCTCCATCAACTCCACAAGTCCACCCTGCGCAAAGGCTACCACGGGCTTACCGTAAACCAGCCCTTCCAGGGCGGTCAGGCCAAAGCCTTCCTCCACCATACTTGGGATTACAACAATATCCATTGCGCTATAGGCCGTTGATACGGATTCCTCGAATGAATTGAACTGGAAGCGGCGGCTATAACGAGATTGGCGGATTAAAGAGACACATTTTACGTAATATTCCGAGTCCACCGAGCTGCCGATGATCCAGAAACGACACCGTGAATTGGTTTCGCACAGCTTTAGAGCCATTTGGACAAAAGGCAACAGCCCTTTGGCTTCGTAAATAAAGGAAGAAATATAACCAATGCAAATATGGAAATCCCGCAGCCCCAGTTTTTCACGTTTCCTTTTCCGTTCCAGCACATGCTCTTTGGGAGATGGCATATCCATATCCCGGCAGGGAGACAACACCGTATGCGGACGTGTCAGTCCCCCACCATGCAAAGGACGCATTACAGCTTGCGAAATGCCGATGACCCATTGGCTATAGCGCTCAATGATAGAAACAGAAACTGGCGTATACGCATTCTGGTTAATGACCTCGGTTATTTTCCAGATCACCGGAATATTAAGCTCTTGGGCAGCCATTGCAGGCATGACGTTCACACAGGTATTGACCAGCACCACATCAGGTCGAGCATGCCGAAGCATCTGGAACAATGGTGCATACGCCACATGGGTCCGCAAATTCTCCGCATCCTGCGCCAATCCCTCATATGGGGTATACATGCCATGCAGCATGAACAGGTTCTGTGTCAGAACGGTGATTCCGCGCTTGCGGGCCATTGAGGTCAGCCGCCCTTCACCAGGCGTTACGAGAATACAATCGAAGTACGTACGCATGTCTAGACAAAATTGCAATAGCAGCTTCTCTGCCCCCGTAATACTGCGGACATTGCTAACATGGCTGAATAGCATCATTTTCGGCTTGATCGGAGTTCACCTCCTTTAAAATAGCAACCATCGGACGTGTGAATCACCTTATGGAAATATGACCGACAACAGTTGGTCAATCCGGTGACCATACGTGTGCTCCCGCAGGGTTCGTTCCAGAGCACGTAGGGCAATTTCATGGCGCTCTTTTTCATGCGTCAAATAAAACTCAACCTTCTCCAGCAATTCCTGCTGAGAGCTGTAGGTCTCTATCTCTTCCCCCGGCTTATAAAAACGAGCCAGATCATCTCTTGTATCTGTCAGTTGCAACGTGCCACTGGCAGAAATTTCAAACGTGCGCGGATTGGGCGAAGCCCCCGGAATTTTCAATGAGTTGTTGTTCACCGAATCATCCTGATGGGAACGATGAAGATTAATTACGATTTTGCTGCCGTTATACGAATCATTGGTTTCGGCCGGAGACATCCAGCGACCCAGCTCAATTTTGTCACCGTACGACTGATAATCCGGGAGACGATCCCACCAGATTCCGTTGATTTTAATGTTACGAGCCATGAGCTGCGGCATA
This window contains:
- a CDS encoding glycosyltransferase; its protein translation is MMLFSHVSNVRSITGAEKLLLQFCLDMRTYFDCILVTPGEGRLTSMARKRGITVLTQNLFMLHGMYTPYEGLAQDAENLRTHVAYAPLFQMLRHARPDVVLVNTCVNVMPAMAAQELNIPVIWKITEVINQNAYTPVSVSIIERYSQWVIGISQAVMRPLHGGGLTRPHTVLSPCRDMDMPSPKEHVLERKRKREKLGLRDFHICIGYISSFIYEAKGLLPFVQMALKLCETNSRCRFWIIGSSVDSEYYVKCVSLIRQSRYSRRFQFNSFEESVSTAYSAMDIVVIPSMVEEGFGLTALEGLVYGKPVVAFAQGGLVELMEATGNTDFLVEPGNSDMLAQKVGYLLDHPEEVERIGVRNNSAATRVYGPDSYRGSLHLMVSQWVCHHPHWFPLIQQPGGPVWTREGEGLRQVTAIPEGYTSTIREFPESVVCQLPVLGLPPIEYAAIQGLPQPVSPLPDSPPELPRGKRSIRARWPKGRKRTRLRNRRYKRSGGKSRLKKIHGSPLSKGLYPKTKSRQKLKRKFKHRSRRHNTHKQKRVTLKAGQHTKQRSG